A stretch of DNA from Juglans microcarpa x Juglans regia isolate MS1-56 chromosome 5D, Jm3101_v1.0, whole genome shotgun sequence:
GCTACTTCAACAATTACAGCCTCACCCAACCTCGCCACTTCTGCAAGACCTGCAGAAGGTACTGGACTAGAGGTGGCGCTCTCAGAAATGTTCCCGTGGGAGGAGGCTGCAGGAGGAACAAAAGGAGCAAAGGGAGCAGTTCAAAGTCCCCAGCAAGCAGCGCCGATCGCCAATCCGGTAGTGCTGGTTCCACCAGCTCAATTCCCTCTAATAGTGGAACCGCCGGGGATGTAATAGGCCTAGGCCCGACTATGCCACCGCTGCGCTTCATGACTCCTAACTTGCATCAACTCACTCACGACTTTGCTGCAAGCGAGATCGGCTTGAACTATGGCTTGAATTACGGCGCGATCTCGGCACCAATGGGAGTGGCTGGTGACTTGAATTTCCACATAGGAAACGCTTTGGGAGGAGGTGCTGGTACCGATGGAGGAGGATCCTTGTTATCGAGTGGGGGTTTAGAGCAGTGGCGGCTGCAGCAAACACAGCAGTTTCCCTTCTTTGGTGGCTTGGATCCTAATTCAGTACCGGGGTTGTTTGGTAGTGGTGTTGATGCATCCAGTTACGTGGGTGGAGCGAGTCAGGGCGGAGTCAAGGCGTCTAGCTCGGGAGTTACTCAGCAGGCGGCTTCagtgaaaatggaagaaaacaaTCAGGAACTGAATTTGTCGAGGCAGTTCTCGGGAATCCCTGGCAATGAACAGTATTGGAGTGGTAATACAAGTACTACTGCATGGACAGATCTTTCTGGTTTTAGCTCTTCCTCCACTACCAGAAACCCCTTATAGAGTTTTGCTAGCTTCCACGTGGTTTGATCAAGAAGCTCATCTCCATGATCATGAAGCTTTGGTTTCTTTTTAGTTAGTGTGGCTGcaatcaaaaattcaaaaattaactTCAAAGACGTAATTTCATCCAAATCCATAGcatctacgtacgtacgtgcctTTTAAGTTCCTAGCTTGTCCAAGATGAAGAAACTTGCGACGGATCCCGAGGACGTCCTTGTTTCCAGATCAACTCATGAAAACCCTAGAAATATGGTAggttaattattattattatttaattttggtaATTTCTTCCACTTAATTAgctcttttacattttttgttttttcttgtgaTCATTTCTCTTTTAGCTTTAGATTGGAGTGTATGAACATGTTTACGATAGTGAGTGTTATGAGATCATGAAGTTTTTGAACCAACCAGACATGCTGTCATCATAAGCATTGTCTTGATCAAGGATT
This window harbors:
- the LOC121264859 gene encoding dof zinc finger protein DOF5.1 translates to MVFSSIPAYLDPANWQQQPNHPPGTTAAASSQLLPPPPPPPPPPQPHGGGSSGSIRPGSMADRARMANIPMPETALKCPRCESTNTKFCYFNNYSLTQPRHFCKTCRRYWTRGGALRNVPVGGGCRRNKRSKGSSSKSPASSADRQSGSAGSTSSIPSNSGTAGDVIGLGPTMPPLRFMTPNLHQLTHDFAASEIGLNYGLNYGAISAPMGVAGDLNFHIGNALGGGAGTDGGGSLLSSGGLEQWRLQQTQQFPFFGGLDPNSVPGLFGSGVDASSYVGGASQGGVKASSSGVTQQAASVKMEENNQELNLSRQFSGIPGNEQYWSGNTSTTAWTDLSGFSSSSTTRNPL